In a single window of the Luteibacter rhizovicinus DSM 16549 genome:
- the recD gene encoding exodeoxyribonuclease V subunit alpha: MNAQVMTWLDRGVQEARLRPVDRAFARFLASLDDAGDGRVLMAAALASRELGEGHICVDIEALALAEPLLSDAQAWLPDSILVGSAESDPNTPLVLDAGLLYLRRFWRDEARVADAILSRLVASGAPADLAQELDRLFPAEAGAINWQKVACAVAARGSFAVITGGPGTGKTTTVVRLLGLLQTLAHKRDEPRLRIRLAAPTGKAAARLNASIAGQIERLDVDAAVKQAIPAEVTTLHRLLGSRPDTRAFRHDRDNPLHLDVLVIDEASMIDLEMMAATLDALPRDARLILLGDKDQLSSVEAGAVLGDLCARADAGHYAPSTRDWLAAVCGVDVAAWTDGADAHALDQRVVMLRRSRRFGEDSGIGALAQAINAGDAGAVTRAFAGTRGDIAFVAPSAAAIAALAIDGREGAPGHRDYLDWIERERPAIDASFEAFQRWGAGALAAYARFQLLCATRHGEAGVDKQNERIAQGLLDRGLIDAVTGWYEGRPVMVTRNDYALGLMNGDVGVTLWVPDGQGSMALRVAFVVMDEQGGERTRFVVPSRLSAVDTVYAMTVHKSQGSEFEHTALALPSEPSPVLTRELVYTGVTRARTHFTLLAAPDMLGYAVSRKTRRASGLLRRLL, translated from the coding sequence ATGAATGCGCAGGTGATGACATGGCTCGACCGTGGCGTCCAGGAAGCCAGATTGCGTCCGGTCGATCGCGCGTTCGCCCGTTTTCTTGCCAGTCTGGATGACGCCGGTGATGGGCGCGTGCTGATGGCAGCGGCACTCGCCAGCCGCGAGCTGGGCGAAGGCCATATCTGCGTGGATATCGAGGCGCTTGCCCTGGCCGAGCCGCTGCTGTCGGATGCGCAGGCCTGGTTACCGGACTCGATCCTGGTCGGTTCGGCGGAAAGTGATCCGAATACGCCGCTCGTGCTGGATGCGGGCTTGCTCTACCTGCGTCGCTTCTGGCGTGACGAGGCGCGCGTCGCCGACGCGATCCTGTCCCGACTCGTCGCCTCGGGCGCGCCTGCCGATCTGGCGCAGGAACTCGATCGTCTGTTTCCTGCCGAAGCCGGCGCGATCAACTGGCAGAAGGTGGCATGCGCGGTGGCCGCACGCGGGTCGTTCGCCGTCATCACCGGCGGCCCCGGCACCGGCAAGACGACGACGGTCGTACGCTTGCTCGGGTTGTTGCAGACGCTGGCGCACAAGCGCGATGAGCCTCGGCTGCGCATCCGGCTCGCGGCGCCGACCGGTAAGGCCGCGGCACGCCTCAACGCCTCGATCGCCGGCCAGATCGAGCGGCTGGACGTGGATGCCGCGGTGAAGCAGGCGATTCCCGCCGAGGTCACCACCCTGCATCGTCTGCTGGGGAGCCGCCCGGATACGCGCGCTTTCCGGCACGACCGCGACAATCCGCTCCACCTCGATGTGCTGGTGATCGATGAGGCGTCGATGATCGATCTCGAAATGATGGCCGCCACGCTCGATGCCCTGCCGCGTGATGCGCGGCTGATCCTGCTTGGCGACAAGGATCAGCTTTCGTCCGTCGAGGCCGGTGCGGTCCTTGGCGACCTCTGCGCACGCGCGGATGCCGGTCATTACGCTCCTTCCACGCGTGACTGGCTGGCGGCGGTCTGTGGTGTCGACGTCGCGGCATGGACCGACGGAGCCGACGCCCACGCGCTCGACCAGCGCGTCGTCATGCTGCGTCGTAGTCGCCGATTCGGCGAAGACAGTGGCATCGGCGCACTGGCGCAGGCGATCAACGCCGGCGACGCCGGCGCGGTGACCCGGGCCTTTGCCGGTACGCGAGGCGATATCGCGTTCGTCGCCCCCTCGGCTGCCGCGATCGCCGCGCTGGCTATCGACGGGCGTGAGGGCGCGCCCGGTCACCGCGACTACCTCGACTGGATCGAGCGGGAGCGACCCGCGATCGATGCGTCTTTCGAGGCGTTTCAACGCTGGGGGGCGGGCGCGCTCGCCGCGTACGCGCGATTCCAGCTGCTCTGCGCCACGCGCCATGGGGAAGCCGGGGTCGACAAGCAGAACGAGCGCATCGCCCAGGGTCTGCTCGATCGCGGGCTGATCGATGCGGTGACGGGATGGTACGAAGGGCGTCCGGTGATGGTGACGCGCAACGACTACGCGCTCGGCCTGATGAACGGCGACGTGGGCGTGACGCTTTGGGTGCCGGACGGGCAGGGCAGCATGGCCTTGCGTGTCGCCTTCGTGGTCATGGACGAGCAGGGTGGCGAGCGGACGCGCTTCGTCGTACCCAGTCGCCTGTCGGCGGTGGATACCGTCTATGCGATGACGGTGCACAAGTCGCAGGGTTCGGAGTTCGAGCACACGGCGCTGGCCTTGCCATCCGAGCCGTCGCCGGTGCTGACGCGGGAGCTGGTTTATACCGGAGTGACCCGGGCGCGGACGCATTTTACCTTGCTCGCGGCACCGGACATGCTGGGCTATGCGGTGTCGCGGAAAACGCGGCGGGCGTCGGGCTTGCTTCGTCGGTTGCTTTGA